In Paracoccus jeotgali, the following are encoded in one genomic region:
- a CDS encoding GAF domain-containing protein — protein sequence MTDLTDFIRALSQENDQPHATLRALEALVKHVVGARLFTLMTFDEATGEASRAWSSQPQEYPVSGRKPADRTEWSEIVMERHQTFVANDIDAIAKVFPDYELIRSLGCGSCINVPVVVAGRVLGTLNILHQAGHYTPARVAASEMLKLPGALAFILLENNALTGDSE from the coding sequence ATGACCGACCTAACAGACTTCATCCGTGCGCTGTCGCAGGAAAATGATCAGCCTCACGCGACGCTTCGGGCGCTTGAAGCGCTGGTCAAACACGTCGTCGGTGCCCGGCTATTCACGCTGATGACCTTCGACGAGGCGACCGGCGAGGCCAGCCGCGCCTGGTCAAGTCAGCCCCAGGAATATCCGGTCTCCGGCCGTAAACCCGCCGACCGCACAGAATGGTCCGAAATCGTGATGGAGCGGCACCAGACATTCGTCGCCAATGACATCGACGCCATTGCCAAGGTATTCCCCGACTACGAGCTGATCCGATCCCTGGGATGCGGATCCTGCATCAACGTGCCGGTGGTCGTTGCCGGCAGAGTCCTCGGCACGCTGAACATCCTGCATCAGGCTGGCCATTACACACCAGCGCGCGTTGCCGCCTCCGAAATGTTGAAACTGCCCGGCGCGCTGGCCTTCATCCTTCTTGAAAACAACGCCCTTACCGGAGATTCCGAATGA
- a CDS encoding ABC transporter ATP-binding protein, giving the protein MSDFLQIRDVSKSFGEVHALRNVTLDVHQGECLAVVGESGSGKSTLANILLGVFGPSGGSLHFRGAPLPARRTLEHRRAIQLVQQNPLSSLNPKRSVGASVRLGLDVYGIGSRRERDARVGQILEEVGLPAEYRRRSPTALSGGQRQRVAIARALACGADLIVLDEPTSALDVLVQARVLRLLNDLRPARGLTYLFITHDLSVVRNIADRVAVFKSGELVECASTDEIFLNPQRNYTRELIGAVPVVTQEEVALRDRLSKQDFP; this is encoded by the coding sequence ATGAGCGATTTCCTGCAAATCCGCGACGTCTCCAAATCTTTTGGCGAGGTGCATGCGCTGCGGAATGTCACGCTGGACGTTCATCAGGGCGAATGTCTGGCTGTGGTGGGCGAAAGCGGTTCGGGCAAATCGACACTGGCCAACATCCTGTTGGGCGTGTTCGGTCCCAGCGGGGGCTCGCTGCATTTCAGGGGCGCCCCCCTGCCGGCCAGGCGCACGCTGGAACACCGCCGCGCAATCCAACTGGTGCAGCAAAATCCGCTGTCGTCGCTCAATCCCAAGCGGTCGGTTGGTGCATCGGTGCGGCTGGGGCTGGATGTCTATGGCATCGGCTCCCGCCGTGAACGAGATGCGCGCGTAGGACAGATCCTCGAAGAGGTCGGGCTGCCGGCCGAGTATCGGCGTCGATCGCCCACCGCACTGTCGGGCGGTCAGCGCCAGCGTGTGGCCATCGCCCGCGCGCTGGCCTGCGGCGCCGATCTGATCGTGCTGGACGAGCCGACGTCGGCGCTGGATGTGCTCGTGCAGGCGAGGGTCCTTCGGCTTCTGAACGACCTGCGCCCGGCGCGCGGCCTAACCTACCTGTTCATCACCCACGATCTGTCGGTGGTGCGCAATATCGCTGATCGCGTCGCGGTCTTCAAATCCGGGGAGCTTGTGGAATGCGCCTCGACTGACGAGATCTTTCTCAATCCGCAACGGAACTACACGCGCGAACTGATCGGCGCGGTGCCGGTGGTGACCCAAGAGGAGGTCGCGCTGCGCGACCGGCTCAGCAAACAGGATTTCCCGTGA
- a CDS encoding ABC transporter ATP-binding protein, whose amino-acid sequence MTEILGIDDLHLSFRGYSGTVEVLHGISLHIARGERVALVGESGSGKSVTARIVLGLLQELRSARIRGALRFEGQDLNAMSRRQRHALRGTRMSMIFQDPTSSLNPVFTIGTQFAEVLRRGEPKLSNAACLERATRLLDDVSIPDPGRVLAAYPFQLSGGMNQRVVIAMALANEPSLLIADEPGTALDVTVQAQTLSLMRRLVEDHRTAVLFISHNLGVVREFADRLYVIYRGNIVEEGRTRSVFDHPRHPYTRALMQAVPRITGGGIPDIDDRSDDFLAPRETHEATA is encoded by the coding sequence ATGACCGAAATACTAGGTATCGACGATCTGCACCTGTCTTTTCGCGGCTATTCCGGCACAGTCGAGGTGCTGCATGGCATCAGCCTTCATATCGCACGCGGCGAGCGCGTGGCGCTGGTCGGCGAAAGCGGATCAGGAAAATCGGTGACGGCCCGCATCGTGCTCGGACTGTTGCAGGAGCTGCGCAGCGCACGTATCCGCGGCGCGTTGCGTTTCGAGGGGCAGGATCTGAACGCAATGTCACGCCGGCAACGGCATGCGCTGCGCGGCACCCGCATGTCGATGATCTTTCAGGATCCCACAAGCTCTCTCAACCCGGTCTTCACCATCGGCACCCAGTTTGCCGAGGTTCTGCGTCGCGGTGAGCCCAAACTGAGCAATGCCGCCTGCCTCGAACGGGCGACACGTCTTCTTGATGATGTATCCATTCCCGACCCAGGCCGTGTGCTGGCCGCCTATCCGTTCCAGCTCTCGGGTGGTATGAATCAGCGGGTCGTGATTGCCATGGCGCTGGCCAACGAGCCTTCATTGCTGATTGCGGACGAGCCGGGAACCGCCCTGGATGTCACTGTCCAGGCGCAGACCTTGAGCCTGATGCGGCGCCTCGTCGAGGATCACCGCACCGCCGTCCTGTTCATCAGTCACAATCTTGGCGTGGTGCGCGAATTTGCCGATCGTCTGTATGTCATCTATCGCGGAAATATCGTTGAAGAGGGGCGAACTCGCAGCGTCTTTGACCATCCGCGCCACCCTTACACGCGCGCGCTGATGCAGGCTGTGCCGCGCATCACGGGCGGTGGAATTCCCGATATCGACGATCGCTCGGACGATTTCCTGGCCCCGCGCGAAACCCACGAGGCCACTGCATGA
- a CDS encoding ABC transporter permease: protein MKRTLVILLRNPLSALGVALVAIVVLSALLADFIVPFPEHKGAVVDFVNFNKPPDSTYLMGTDLVGRDLFSRIVYAYRISLLLGVVVLAIAVPIGVTVGLFAGYLGGWTEAILMRVTDVFLSIPPLVLAVSIMGLLEPTLTNGMLAVTAMWWPWYARLVYNIARSEREEGYVLAAEVIGASSLHVAFREILPNCIPAIVTKMTLDLGFVIIIASSLSFLGLGVQPPTPDLGSMVAEGARYLPDSWWLTVFPGLAILIAVFGFNLLGDALREILGVEE, encoded by the coding sequence ATGAAGCGAACTCTTGTCATTCTGTTACGCAATCCGCTGTCAGCCTTGGGCGTCGCCTTGGTGGCGATCGTCGTGCTGTCAGCGCTGCTGGCGGACTTCATTGTGCCGTTTCCCGAACATAAAGGCGCGGTCGTCGATTTCGTAAACTTCAACAAGCCACCCGATAGCACCTATCTGATGGGGACCGACCTTGTTGGACGAGACCTGTTCAGCCGCATTGTCTATGCTTACCGGATCTCGCTGCTGCTCGGGGTAGTGGTGCTGGCCATTGCGGTTCCGATCGGCGTTACGGTCGGTCTGTTCGCGGGTTATCTGGGCGGATGGACCGAGGCGATCTTGATGCGGGTGACCGACGTCTTCCTGTCGATCCCGCCCCTGGTGCTGGCAGTGTCGATCATGGGCCTTCTGGAGCCGACGCTGACCAATGGGATGCTGGCGGTGACGGCGATGTGGTGGCCCTGGTATGCGCGCCTGGTCTACAACATCGCGCGGTCTGAACGCGAAGAGGGCTATGTGTTGGCCGCCGAGGTGATCGGCGCCTCCAGCTTGCATGTCGCATTCCGCGAAATCCTGCCGAACTGCATCCCTGCCATCGTCACCAAAATGACGCTGGACTTGGGCTTTGTCATCATCATCGCCTCGTCCCTTTCCTTTCTGGGCTTGGGGGTTCAGCCCCCGACACCGGACCTTGGCAGCATGGTCGCCGAGGGCGCCCGATATTTGCCCGACAGTTGGTGGCTGACGGTCTTTCCTGGGCTGGCGATCCTGATTGCAGTGTTCGGCTTCAACCTGCTGGGGGACGCGTTGCGCGAAATACTGGGGGTAGAGGAATGA
- a CDS encoding ABC transporter permease produces the protein MSAMQKLLVRRLGISLIVLLGVSMLIFGIARIIPGDPARIALGPNATPEQVAVLRADMHLDDPIPVQYGYFLADLARGDLGMSLYTNRPVTTDIAEFLPATLELIIVAGIMMIGIGLPLGIWSARFRGRFADNAIRIVSLLGVSAPSFVWAVILMLCFAYFLPIFPVAGRLDNAYQIDTVTGFLLIDTLIAGDLAAFGDAVAHLILPAFALALSGIGQAARLTRANMVETYDKPYIEMARAYGFRERRIANRYAFKPSLIPSLTIIGLDFAAMLGNAFLVEAVFAWPGLSRYGVEVILRKDLNAIIGTVLIISATFLIINIVIDLLIAFLNPRIRHSQRGT, from the coding sequence ATGAGCGCCATGCAAAAACTACTGGTCCGGCGACTGGGGATTTCACTCATCGTGCTGCTGGGCGTGTCCATGCTGATCTTCGGGATCGCAAGGATCATCCCGGGAGATCCGGCGCGCATCGCGCTTGGGCCCAATGCTACGCCGGAACAGGTGGCTGTTCTTCGCGCCGACATGCACCTGGATGACCCGATTCCGGTCCAATACGGCTATTTTCTCGCCGATCTGGCACGTGGCGACTTGGGCATGTCGCTTTATACAAACCGCCCGGTGACGACCGATATTGCTGAATTTCTGCCCGCAACCCTGGAACTGATCATCGTCGCGGGCATCATGATGATCGGCATCGGCCTGCCCCTGGGAATCTGGTCCGCCCGATTCCGGGGCCGGTTTGCCGACAATGCGATCCGCATTGTGTCGCTGCTCGGGGTATCTGCGCCCAGCTTTGTCTGGGCGGTGATCCTGATGCTGTGCTTCGCTTATTTCCTGCCGATCTTTCCGGTTGCGGGGCGGCTGGACAATGCCTATCAGATCGACACGGTGACAGGCTTTCTGCTGATCGACACCCTGATTGCCGGCGACCTGGCGGCGTTTGGGGACGCCGTGGCGCATCTCATTCTGCCGGCCTTTGCACTGGCGCTGTCGGGCATCGGCCAAGCGGCGCGGCTGACCCGCGCCAACATGGTCGAAACCTATGACAAACCCTATATCGAGATGGCGCGCGCCTATGGCTTTCGTGAGAGACGCATCGCCAATCGATATGCGTTCAAGCCGTCGCTGATCCCGTCGCTGACAATTATCGGATTGGACTTTGCAGCAATGCTGGGCAACGCCTTTCTGGTCGAAGCCGTCTTCGCTTGGCCAGGTCTCTCTCGCTACGGGGTCGAAGTCATTCTTCGCAAGGATCTTAACGCGATCATCGGCACGGTGCTGATCATCTCGGCCACCTTCCTGATCATCAACATCGTGATCGACCTTCTGATCGCCTTTCTTAACCCCCGCATCCGCCATTCGCAGAGGGGCACATGA
- a CDS encoding ABC transporter substrate-binding protein: MKQALIWGLAAATTLTGAAQMATAGGTLRLDEVAVGELDPGKATDYADSILMFNVYDTLVMPRQGGPGHEPHLATGWEANEDATEYTFTLRDDVTFESGNPLTAEDVVFSLDRMKALGSGFSHLFANVEGAEVVGDNQVKFSLSQSYSPFVASLLRLPIVDKALVMQNLGQGEGKMGDWGQAFLSGDSAGTGAYVVQSHNPQEETVMTKRTDYFLEVAEAAPDTVRLRYGLEAATVRTLFAQGEHDIASQWLPPEVIQSLADNGAQLFTESGVGAFYIKMNTAKAPLDDVNCRQALAHAFDYETGLRMVGITEDVSQGSPSTGAIPVGMLGANPPDQTLKRDMDAAREYLAKCQYDPAEMDLELSWISSVPIEERFALLMQANFSELGIKSHIRKVPWALFTELVSKPENTPHISQIFTNAVTGDPDTLLYNMYHSSVRGTWQSPEYLTDEKVDEYLDQGRLETDTEARHEAYSKLNDRLMELAPTIYGYDRQSVFAASQRVKAPALTDPEKAFGLDGMGFTFRLMEVAED; the protein is encoded by the coding sequence ATGAAACAGGCACTGATCTGGGGCCTAGCGGCCGCCACAACGCTGACCGGCGCCGCACAGATGGCCACGGCGGGCGGAACACTTCGCCTTGACGAGGTCGCAGTCGGGGAACTCGACCCCGGCAAAGCGACCGATTACGCTGACTCCATCCTGATGTTCAACGTTTATGACACGCTCGTCATGCCGCGGCAGGGGGGGCCTGGACACGAACCGCATCTCGCCACCGGCTGGGAGGCGAACGAAGACGCAACTGAGTATACATTCACATTGCGGGATGACGTGACCTTCGAGTCAGGCAACCCGCTGACGGCCGAGGACGTGGTCTTTTCTCTGGACCGGATGAAGGCGTTGGGGTCGGGATTTTCTCATCTCTTTGCCAATGTTGAAGGCGCCGAGGTCGTGGGTGACAATCAGGTGAAGTTCAGTCTGTCTCAATCCTATTCGCCCTTTGTCGCGTCATTGCTACGTCTGCCCATCGTGGACAAGGCGCTGGTCATGCAGAACCTTGGTCAGGGGGAAGGCAAAATGGGCGATTGGGGTCAGGCCTTTCTGTCAGGCGATTCTGCGGGAACTGGCGCCTATGTCGTGCAAAGCCACAACCCTCAGGAAGAGACGGTGATGACCAAGCGCACCGACTATTTTCTTGAGGTAGCCGAGGCCGCGCCCGACACCGTGCGTCTTCGCTATGGGCTGGAAGCTGCGACGGTTCGCACCCTTTTCGCACAAGGGGAACATGACATCGCGAGCCAGTGGCTGCCGCCCGAGGTGATCCAGTCGCTGGCAGACAATGGTGCGCAGTTGTTCACGGAAAGTGGTGTCGGCGCGTTCTATATCAAAATGAACACTGCCAAAGCCCCGCTCGATGATGTGAACTGCCGGCAGGCGCTGGCGCATGCCTTCGATTATGAAACCGGACTTCGCATGGTGGGCATTACCGAAGACGTCAGCCAGGGCAGCCCATCAACTGGCGCGATCCCCGTGGGCATGCTTGGCGCGAATCCGCCCGACCAAACCTTGAAGCGCGACATGGATGCTGCCCGCGAATATCTGGCAAAGTGCCAATACGACCCGGCAGAAATGGATCTGGAACTGAGCTGGATCTCGTCCGTGCCAATCGAAGAGAGGTTTGCGCTGCTGATGCAGGCCAACTTCTCTGAACTGGGGATCAAATCGCATATCCGGAAGGTGCCGTGGGCGCTGTTCACCGAACTTGTCAGCAAGCCGGAAAATACGCCGCATATCTCGCAGATATTCACCAATGCCGTCACCGGTGATCCCGATACCTTGCTCTATAACATGTATCACTCAAGCGTGCGGGGAACTTGGCAGTCACCGGAATATCTAACCGACGAGAAGGTGGACGAATATCTCGATCAAGGGCGCCTCGAAACTGACACCGAGGCGCGACACGAGGCCTATTCAAAGCTGAATGATCGCCTGATGGAGCTGGCGCCGACGATTTACGGCTATGATCGGCAGTCGGTCTTTGCTGCGTCCCAGCGCGTCAAGGCACCTGCTCTTACCGACCCGGAGAAGGCGTTCGGTCTGGACGGAATGGGCTTCACCTTCCGGCTCATGGAAGTCGCCGAGGATTGA
- a CDS encoding helix-turn-helix domain-containing protein, with protein sequence MSAADPPQGLTLGRRLRARRAELGLTMQAVATEAGLSVGFISQVERGLTAPSLSSLVSISRVLGVPVSRFLDQPENTDQLTRRASREVYSIAHDDLAYERLSSSFPGSLLRSVIMHEPPGHRSIAISHQGEEMMYVLRGELTVEVDGKRTVMGEGDSIHFASTLIHSTWNHTDQPTTVLWCGTMDVFGETGADPIRHRQVTQSEIQHEQQERRHRHETGTDLGPSGRHNADRRRTDGHGGRNTSP encoded by the coding sequence ATGTCTGCCGCCGATCCACCTCAGGGACTGACGTTGGGGCGCCGTCTAAGGGCCCGTCGCGCCGAATTGGGTCTGACAATGCAGGCGGTGGCAACCGAGGCCGGGCTCTCCGTCGGCTTCATCAGTCAGGTGGAACGGGGGCTGACGGCGCCGTCTCTTTCGTCTCTGGTGTCGATCAGCAGGGTTTTAGGAGTGCCGGTCAGCCGGTTCTTGGATCAGCCGGAAAACACGGACCAGTTGACCCGCCGTGCAAGTCGCGAAGTCTATTCCATTGCCCATGACGACCTGGCCTATGAAAGGTTGTCGTCCTCTTTCCCCGGTAGCTTGCTGCGCTCAGTCATCATGCACGAACCGCCGGGCCACCGAAGCATAGCGATTTCGCATCAAGGCGAAGAAATGATGTATGTGCTCCGCGGCGAGTTGACGGTCGAGGTTGACGGCAAGCGCACTGTGATGGGCGAGGGCGATTCCATACATTTTGCGTCCACGCTAATTCATTCGACCTGGAACCACACCGACCAGCCCACGACGGTTCTGTGGTGTGGCACCATGGACGTCTTCGGAGAGACAGGGGCGGATCCGATCCGCCACCGGCAAGTCACCCAATCGGAAATCCAACACGAGCAACAGGAGAGGCGACATCGTCATGAAACAGGCACTGATCTGGGGCCTAGCGGCCGCCACAACGCTGACCGGCGCCGCACAGATGGCCACGGCGGGCGGAACACTTCGCCTTGA
- a CDS encoding heparinase II/III family protein, giving the protein MKPLDFYNYGLLSGIDKTLLTSVDDDKACLRRGTPTFSVNLPFDWAEDPYDDPNWCFQLHCWRMGDKWLRDYFETGSCRALKKTLLIMNDWHRFHFEDDRCSDYSWYDMSAGIRAARIAFYCSAMKEHQGYFEQDELDSFTSCLGELAEAHVEFLSQEKNLHKGNHGIFQLHGLALLALCLQDDDAIRYAKEKFDVIMRDQFGNNGLHTENSPEYHFFVLNMIERLKLDELFPQSVSSNILKKATSIKRWLAMPDGRLATFGVTLPPLPNPV; this is encoded by the coding sequence GTGAAGCCGCTTGATTTCTATAACTATGGTTTGCTTTCCGGTATCGACAAGACGCTGTTGACTTCAGTGGATGATGACAAAGCATGTTTACGGAGAGGAACGCCGACATTTTCGGTAAATCTTCCATTCGACTGGGCGGAAGATCCATATGACGATCCTAATTGGTGTTTTCAGCTTCACTGCTGGCGGATGGGTGACAAGTGGCTCCGCGACTACTTCGAGACTGGCAGCTGTCGGGCATTGAAAAAGACACTGCTGATCATGAACGACTGGCACAGATTTCACTTTGAAGACGACAGATGCTCGGACTATTCGTGGTATGACATGTCAGCAGGTATTAGAGCTGCAAGAATAGCGTTTTACTGCTCGGCGATGAAGGAGCATCAGGGCTACTTCGAGCAGGACGAACTGGACAGCTTTACCTCTTGCTTGGGCGAGTTGGCCGAAGCGCATGTCGAGTTTCTAAGCCAAGAGAAGAATCTGCATAAAGGCAATCACGGCATTTTTCAACTCCATGGACTGGCGCTGCTCGCTCTATGTCTGCAGGATGATGATGCGATAAGGTACGCTAAGGAAAAATTCGACGTGATCATGCGGGATCAGTTCGGTAACAACGGGCTGCACACCGAAAACTCTCCGGAGTACCACTTTTTTGTCTTGAATATGATTGAAAGGCTGAAGCTCGATGAGCTTTTTCCTCAGTCGGTCTCATCAAACATTCTCAAAAAAGCGACCAGTATTAAAAGGTGGTTAGCAATGCCTGATGGTCGCTTGGCAACATTTGGTGTGACGTTGCCCCCTCTGCCTAATCCAGTTTGA
- a CDS encoding heparinase II/III family protein: MPNPPKWAKLSPGVSLTLDKSWGATSGDTSSRSRWADSVTSDLVVKTDNDEHFIKDISDDGLLIVRNNREKPDYFAATFGGHSYVHKHADVGQMIFWYKGAQFLADPGKYIYGKSAERDRVVSAISHGVIDSHPETLHPTDIQLPRSGSYKTGVSVLEDEVSISLNFSDKSGGAYIRHIEYAPSRFLRIRDIAHRKQGKYVSRLKFNGSLSVEELVEGYQLSDLNSGASLTLSCSAAAIASTCPFGLSLAYGEIEPAWVFEVIAESGKLIEWKLTLD, from the coding sequence TTGCCCAACCCGCCCAAATGGGCAAAACTCAGTCCCGGAGTCTCGCTCACGCTGGATAAAAGTTGGGGGGCAACGTCAGGTGATACATCATCACGTTCACGGTGGGCTGACAGTGTTACGTCGGACCTAGTAGTAAAGACGGACAATGATGAGCACTTCATCAAAGACATCTCAGATGACGGTCTGCTGATAGTGAGAAACAATAGGGAGAAACCTGATTATTTCGCTGCGACGTTTGGCGGCCATAGCTACGTCCACAAGCATGCCGATGTGGGGCAGATGATTTTTTGGTACAAAGGTGCGCAGTTCCTCGCTGATCCTGGGAAGTATATTTACGGAAAATCGGCTGAACGTGACAGGGTGGTTTCAGCTATTTCACACGGCGTGATAGATTCGCACCCGGAAACACTTCATCCGACAGATATTCAATTGCCCAGATCAGGAAGCTACAAGACAGGTGTTAGCGTTCTTGAAGATGAGGTTTCGATCTCGTTGAACTTTTCAGATAAATCCGGCGGCGCCTACATTCGCCATATTGAATATGCCCCGTCACGGTTCCTGCGGATACGCGACATTGCCCACAGGAAGCAGGGAAAATATGTTTCTCGCTTAAAGTTCAACGGATCTCTGTCCGTCGAGGAGCTGGTCGAAGGTTACCAGCTGAGTGATCTAAATAGCGGGGCATCTCTCACTCTATCATGTTCTGCTGCAGCAATCGCTTCGACATGTCCGTTTGGTCTGTCATTAGCGTATGGAGAGATAGAGCCCGCATGGGTTTTCGAGGTCATTGCCGAGTCTGGGAAGCTGATAGAGTGGAAACTGACTCTGGATTAG
- a CDS encoding SDR family NAD(P)-dependent oxidoreductase, with protein sequence MTHKTAFVTGAAQGIGAAIAARLAGDGWRVVLVDRNAEAVTRLAAELTSSGGDVTAKAVDVCNADQVAACVASESRVDAVVTAAGAYTDRGFFDLTADDFRRMTEVNLIGTFLIAQAAARRMKPGGRIVTISSRGALGGRRFAHYAASKAAVIGLTRAMAMELRDDQITVNSIAPGFTDTPMTRSAPAELFAQWEKLESRGRAAQPAEIAGAVLFLLGEDAGFVTGQCLFVDGGKSLGGLGI encoded by the coding sequence ATGACCCACAAGACTGCATTCGTGACCGGCGCCGCCCAGGGCATCGGTGCTGCCATCGCTGCCCGGCTGGCGGGCGACGGCTGGCGCGTCGTCCTTGTCGACCGAAACGCCGAGGCCGTGACCAGGCTGGCGGCAGAACTGACGAGCAGCGGCGGCGATGTCACCGCAAAGGCGGTCGATGTATGCAACGCAGACCAGGTGGCCGCCTGCGTCGCCAGCGAATCCCGTGTCGACGCCGTGGTCACAGCGGCAGGCGCCTATACAGATCGCGGCTTCTTCGATCTGACTGCGGATGATTTCCGGCGCATGACCGAGGTCAACCTGATCGGCACCTTCCTGATCGCCCAGGCCGCTGCGCGCCGCATGAAGCCGGGCGGCCGGATCGTCACGATCTCCTCGCGCGGCGCACTTGGCGGGCGGCGATTTGCCCATTACGCGGCCTCGAAAGCGGCTGTCATCGGGCTGACGCGCGCGATGGCGATGGAGTTGCGCGACGACCAGATCACCGTCAACTCGATCGCGCCGGGCTTCACCGACACGCCGATGACCCGTTCGGCCCCTGCCGAACTGTTCGCCCAATGGGAAAAGCTCGAATCCCGTGGCCGCGCCGCACAGCCCGCCGAGATCGCCGGAGCAGTCCTGTTCCTGCTTGGAGAGGATGCCGGCTTCGTCACCGGCCAATGCCTGTTCGTCGATGGCGGCAAGTCCCTCGGTGGGCTGGGCATCTGA
- a CDS encoding TRAP transporter large permease translates to MTPGLTALVATFVIASIIRLPIALSMFLAGAVYFIVTGQDAGLLADQVMGQMNGIYVLVAIPMFILAANIMNDSGISERLWGAANALVGRLRGGTGHVTVVVSIIFSSMTGSAVTEAAGPGVIAVKMMRQIGRYPLELAVAVTAAASVIAPVIPPSIPLVIYAMLSGASIGTLFLAGIVPGLLMALTIMSVIMFSARRYDLPKGSGVPRGETLPLMGRAVLPLTLPVVLLGGIWTGWFSPTESAAVAALWGIVLGLFIMRSLRVRQLPGAFETSLKQTASTMLLIASAFVVNYAIANEGLGAALVGWISSMELSQLQFMLVVNVVLLLLGCFLDGSVILLVVIPLLLPSVKTLGIDLNYFGVVVIINFMIGLITPPYGLVLFILSSLTGAPLQKVFAAVLPFVFSLIVLLLVLVLFPQIILFLPHAFGYR, encoded by the coding sequence ATGACGCCCGGCCTGACCGCACTGGTCGCGACCTTCGTGATCGCGTCGATCATCCGGCTGCCGATCGCGCTGTCGATGTTTCTGGCCGGCGCGGTCTATTTCATCGTCACCGGACAGGATGCCGGCCTGCTGGCCGATCAGGTCATGGGGCAGATGAACGGCATCTATGTGCTGGTGGCGATCCCGATGTTCATCCTGGCGGCGAACATCATGAACGACAGCGGCATCAGCGAACGCCTGTGGGGCGCGGCAAACGCGCTGGTCGGGCGACTGCGCGGCGGCACCGGCCATGTCACCGTCGTCGTCAGCATCATCTTTTCGTCCATGACCGGCAGCGCCGTGACCGAGGCCGCAGGCCCCGGCGTCATCGCGGTGAAGATGATGCGGCAGATCGGCCGATATCCGCTGGAACTGGCCGTCGCCGTCACCGCTGCGGCCAGTGTCATCGCGCCGGTCATCCCGCCTTCGATCCCGCTGGTGATCTATGCGATGCTGTCAGGCGCCTCGATCGGGACATTGTTCCTTGCCGGGATCGTCCCCGGCCTGCTGATGGCGTTGACGATCATGTCGGTCATCATGTTCTCGGCCCGGCGTTATGATCTGCCGAAGGGCAGCGGCGTGCCGCGCGGCGAGACGCTGCCCCTGATGGGGCGCGCCGTGCTTCCGCTGACATTGCCGGTGGTGCTGCTGGGCGGCATCTGGACCGGCTGGTTCAGCCCGACCGAGTCGGCCGCGGTCGCCGCCCTGTGGGGGATCGTGCTGGGGCTTTTCATCATGCGCAGCTTGCGCGTCCGCCAGCTTCCCGGCGCGTTCGAGACCTCGCTGAAGCAGACCGCCTCGACCATGCTGCTGATCGCGTCCGCCTTTGTCGTCAACTATGCCATCGCGAACGAAGGTCTGGGGGCCGCACTGGTCGGCTGGATCTCGTCAATGGAGCTATCACAGCTGCAGTTCATGCTGGTCGTGAACGTGGTTCTGCTGCTGCTCGGCTGCTTTCTGGACGGATCGGTCATTCTGCTGGTCGTCATCCCCCTGCTTCTGCCAAGCGTGAAGACCCTGGGCATCGACCTCAACTATTTCGGCGTCGTCGTCATCATCAACTTCATGATCGGGCTGATCACGCCGCCCTATGGGCTCGTGCTGTTCATCCTGTCCAGCCTGACCGGCGCCCCTCTGCAAAAGGTCTTCGCGGCCGTTCTGCCCTTCGTGTTTTCGCTGATCGTGCTGCTGCTGGTGCTGGTGCTGTTCCCCCAGATCATCCTGTTTCTGCCGCACGCGTTCGGCTATCGGTAA
- a CDS encoding TRAP transporter small permease: MSTLRLLAGRLALLGMFAIFAIFIYGVGMRYAGHPPRWVDEVVTILAAWVVFFTSAFVLRWSEFIAFDMVFRALPPNAQRVSMTAAALIFIVVFGYIFYALVDYVLFMRISTTDMLEIRLDYIYAIFPVFIAAICVRLAILIWQLTLGDHEAALAELSPADSTDEVSL, encoded by the coding sequence ATGAGCACGCTGCGGCTTCTGGCCGGACGTCTGGCGCTGTTGGGCATGTTCGCCATCTTCGCCATCTTCATCTACGGCGTGGGGATGCGTTATGCCGGCCACCCGCCGCGCTGGGTCGATGAGGTCGTGACCATCCTTGCCGCTTGGGTGGTCTTCTTCACCTCGGCCTTTGTCCTGCGGTGGTCCGAATTCATCGCCTTCGACATGGTCTTCCGGGCTCTGCCACCGAACGCGCAGCGCGTCAGCATGACGGCCGCGGCGCTCATCTTCATCGTCGTGTTCGGATACATCTTCTATGCGCTGGTCGACTATGTGCTGTTCATGCGCATTTCGACGACCGACATGCTCGAGATCCGCCTGGATTACATCTACGCGATCTTCCCGGTCTTCATCGCCGCCATCTGCGTTCGTCTGGCCATCCTGATCTGGCAGCTCACCCTGGGCGATCACGAGGCCGCGCTGGCAGAGCTTTCCCCCGCCGATTCAACGGATGAGGTTTCGCTATGA